A genomic region of Phragmites australis chromosome 2, lpPhrAust1.1, whole genome shotgun sequence contains the following coding sequences:
- the LOC133908352 gene encoding protein phosphatase 2C 51-like, protein MDTSFFAVYDGHSGARVAEACREGMHVVLVEEVGMRRRVRSDVRWKVAMAASFAKVDNEVTSYFAQAKANIDTESPFLIVGSTAVVAIPGAPPHNRHQLWQLACHPLPR, encoded by the exons ATGGACACCAG CTTCTTCGCGGTGTACGACGGCCACAGCGGGGCGCGGGTGGCAGAGGCGTGCAGGGAGGGGATGCACGTGGTGCTCGTGGAGGAGGTGGGAATGCGCCGACGTGTCAGGAGCGACGTGCGCTGGAAGGTGGCGATGGCGGCCAGCTTCGCCAAGGTGGACAACGAGGTCACCAGCTACTTCGCCCAGGCCAAGGCCAACATTGACACCGAGTCGCCCTTCCTGATCGTGGGCTCCACCGCCGTGGTGGCCATTCCTGGGGCACCACCGCATAATCGTCACCAACTGTGGCAACTAGCATGCCATCCTCTCCCACGGTGA
- the LOC133909708 gene encoding metallothionein-like protein 2C, translated as MSCCNGKCGCGSSCQCGSGCNGCGMYPDVEATATTSTMLLIAAATHKGTSGGLEMAAAENGGCDCNACKCGTSCGCSCCSCN; from the exons atgtctTGCTGCAACGGCAAGTGCGGGTGCGGGTCCAGCTGCCAGTGCGGCAGCGGGTGCAACGGCTGTGGGATGTACCCTGATGTGGAGGCCACtgccaccaccagcaccatgctacTCATCGCTGCTGCCACCCACAAGGG GACTTCCGGCGGGTtggagatggcggcggcggagaacggcggctgCGACTGCAACGCCTGCAAGTGCGGCACCAGCTGCGGCTGCTCCTGCTGCAGCTGCAACTGA